A window of Ruminococcus champanellensis 18P13 = JCM 17042 contains these coding sequences:
- a CDS encoding cohesin domain-containing protein: protein SVEGSQTTAAPTSSTTEEGSQTTVAENTVKYEIPTVAAKPGETVEIPVKVYAGSPVNGISLNLAADETLTYDSFAAGVAYTGEPVWNAASMAYSWNSETDQTAADAVLFTVKFTVPTDAAVGVYPITFNAANCETVNANGDILTAEYVDGAVVVEGTTATIDGYTFDKEATLIGDMFWSEDPTPFDTSDLNVQITVSMKSVAVVDGKVEEVSDTETLPIGNLFALTANSASELEYTEAGEYTIGILVDETAIAEAVENLVETEVTWTDLDKSAVAGEFTVLVGLRGDVNLDGKVDVADAVQILQYSAAAILEEAGGQPEIPSAEIIEPDSLAKFCADVDCYKDAEHAKINTADAVCILNYSAAFLANGSASWYEVPGANQYVAYAQTDDE from the coding sequence TCTGTTGAAGGCAGCCAGACCACAGCGGCTCCTACCTCCAGCACAACAGAGGAAGGCAGCCAGACCACGGTGGCTGAGAACACTGTAAAGTATGAGATCCCCACTGTAGCAGCTAAGCCCGGCGAGACTGTTGAGATCCCGGTTAAGGTTTATGCAGGATCTCCTGTCAACGGCATCAGCCTGAACCTGGCTGCTGATGAGACACTGACCTATGATTCCTTCGCAGCAGGCGTTGCATACACCGGCGAGCCGGTTTGGAACGCAGCTTCCATGGCTTACAGCTGGAATTCCGAGACCGACCAGACAGCAGCAGATGCAGTTCTGTTTACTGTAAAGTTCACAGTTCCGACTGACGCAGCAGTTGGCGTATACCCCATCACATTCAACGCAGCAAACTGCGAGACAGTAAATGCAAACGGTGATATTCTGACAGCTGAGTATGTAGACGGGGCAGTTGTTGTTGAAGGCACAACCGCTACAATCGACGGTTACACCTTTGATAAGGAGGCTACTCTGATCGGCGATATGTTCTGGTCCGAGGATCCCACTCCCTTCGACACAAGCGACTTGAATGTTCAGATTACTGTTTCTATGAAGTCTGTTGCAGTTGTAGACGGCAAGGTTGAGGAAGTTTCCGACACAGAGACTCTCCCGATCGGCAATCTGTTTGCTCTGACCGCAAACAGCGCTTCTGAGCTGGAATACACCGAGGCTGGCGAGTACACCATCGGCATTCTGGTTGATGAAACTGCAATTGCAGAAGCTGTTGAGAATCTGGTTGAGACTGAAGTAACCTGGACCGATCTGGATAAGTCTGCTGTTGCAGGCGAGTTCACTGTTCTGGTTGGTCTGAGAGGCGATGTAAACCTGGATGGTAAGGTAGACGTTGCAGACGCTGTACAGATCCTGCAGTATTCCGCAGCAGCAATCCTGGAAGAAGCAGGCGGTCAGCCTGAGATTCCTTCTGCTGAGATCATTGAGCCGGATTCCCTGGCTAAGTTCTGCGCAGACGTTGACTGCTATAAGGATGCAGAGCATGCAAAGATCAACACTGCTGATGCAGTATGCATCCTGAATTATTCCGCTGCATTCCTGGCGAATGGATCCGCATCTTGGTATGAAGTTCCTGGTGCAAACCAGTATGTTGCATACGCACAGACTGACGATGAATAA
- a CDS encoding UTP--glucose-1-phosphate uridylyltransferase yields MVDTLRRYGQEHILSYYETLDGTQKEKLKEQLSRMDLSVLAGLKHQAKEERGTFMPLGALTIDEIRSKEKFYMVQGLNALQNGKIGAVLLAGGQGTRLGLDGPKGTLNVGVTRKLYLFECLVQNLLQVVKRCGSWVPLYVMTSEKNNTDTIAFFEAHKYFGYDPGQVRFFVQEMAPCTDFDGRMMLEAPGAVCSSPNGNGGWFSSMVRAGLLKDLKERGVEWLNVFAVDNVLQQIADPCFIGATIASGCEAGAKVVAKADPDERVGVLCLEDGKPSIVEYYEMTEEMRTLREPGGRLSYNYGVILNYLFRVDKLQKIMDQQMPVHLVKKKIPYMNEQGQLVEPETPNGYKFETLVLDMVHMQNSCLSYEVKRNKEFAPIKNATGVDSLESARELLKLNGVTL; encoded by the coding sequence ATGGTAGATACACTCAGACGATACGGACAGGAACACATCCTTTCTTATTATGAGACACTGGACGGCACACAGAAGGAGAAGCTGAAGGAGCAGCTTTCCCGTATGGATTTGTCTGTTCTGGCAGGGCTGAAGCATCAGGCAAAAGAAGAACGAGGCACATTCATGCCGCTGGGCGCATTGACCATTGATGAGATCCGCAGTAAGGAAAAGTTCTATATGGTGCAGGGGCTGAACGCACTGCAGAACGGCAAGATCGGCGCCGTGCTGCTGGCAGGGGGCCAGGGCACCCGGCTGGGGCTGGATGGGCCAAAGGGTACGCTGAATGTAGGGGTGACCCGGAAGCTGTATCTGTTTGAATGTCTGGTACAGAATCTGTTGCAGGTGGTCAAGCGCTGCGGCTCCTGGGTGCCGCTGTATGTGATGACCAGTGAGAAGAACAATACGGATACTATTGCTTTCTTTGAAGCGCACAAGTATTTTGGCTATGATCCGGGACAGGTTCGCTTTTTTGTGCAGGAAATGGCACCCTGCACGGATTTTGACGGTAGGATGATGCTGGAAGCGCCCGGGGCAGTGTGCAGCTCCCCCAACGGTAACGGCGGCTGGTTTAGTTCCATGGTTCGGGCAGGGCTGCTCAAGGATCTGAAGGAACGGGGCGTGGAATGGCTGAATGTGTTTGCAGTGGATAACGTTCTGCAGCAGATTGCAGACCCATGCTTTATCGGTGCGACCATTGCATCCGGCTGTGAGGCGGGCGCCAAGGTGGTTGCCAAGGCGGATCCGGACGAACGGGTGGGCGTGCTGTGCCTGGAGGACGGCAAGCCTTCTATTGTAGAGTACTATGAAATGACGGAGGAAATGCGCACGCTCCGGGAACCCGGCGGCAGGCTGTCCTATAATTATGGTGTGATCCTCAACTATCTGTTCCGGGTGGATAAGCTGCAAAAGATCATGGATCAGCAGATGCCGGTGCACCTGGTCAAGAAAAAGATCCCTTATATGAATGAACAGGGGCAGTTGGTGGAGCCGGAAACACCCAATGGCTACAAGTTCGAGACGCTGGTGTTGGATATGGTGCATATGCAGAACAGCTGTCTGTCCTATGAGGTAAAGCGGAACAAGGAGTTTGCGCCTATTAAAAATGCCACTGGCGTAGATTCTCTGGAGAGCGCCCGTGAGCTGCTGAAGTTGAACGGAGTTACGCTCTGA